From Halanaeroarchaeum sulfurireducens, a single genomic window includes:
- a CDS encoding DUF7109 family protein: MHLDADELAGVVDLFGLLARDDLLDAVRELAFRRDEPYDADETDADIDDAVAAFVLLEFEYEGRPMLVAGPTAFPTLPDGAEDIPHILDVEPREVDRSVLASPIRDRLTRAASQVTDPDRARELIDVTYDAETWIDVDLSDVRDRLAGVADDNPG, from the coding sequence ATGCACCTCGACGCCGACGAGTTGGCAGGCGTGGTCGACCTGTTCGGCCTCCTCGCCCGGGATGACCTGCTCGACGCCGTCCGCGAACTGGCGTTTCGCCGCGACGAGCCCTACGACGCGGACGAGACGGACGCGGATATCGACGACGCGGTGGCGGCGTTCGTGTTGCTCGAGTTCGAGTATGAGGGACGGCCGATGTTGGTCGCCGGTCCGACAGCGTTTCCAACGCTTCCCGACGGCGCCGAAGACATCCCGCACATCCTCGACGTGGAGCCACGCGAGGTCGACCGGTCCGTTCTCGCCTCGCCGATCCGTGACCGGCTCACACGGGCCGCCTCGCAGGTCACCGATCCGGACCGCGCACGCGAACTGATCGACGTCACCTACGACGCCGAGACCTGGATCGACGTCGACCTCTCGGACGTCCGGGATCGGCTGGCAGGGGTCGCCGATGATAACCCCGGGTGA
- a CDS encoding NUDIX hydrolase, which produces MDLGQVAEHEPRTIDDEDRRDAAVIVPVIRREDGLHLLFIKRSDHLGEHPGQMGFPGGGREPRDDDLRQTAVREAWEEVGLRPAETEFVGQLDDITTTSGYAVSPFVATVADRRYYPDEREVSEVVVLSVDALTDQENYSAERREHPRYGEVLVHFFSVDGYTVWGATGRMLVQFLELVRGWTPPSGVGHVVDPEADFRADGAGCRRYT; this is translated from the coding sequence ATGGACCTGGGCCAGGTGGCCGAACACGAACCCCGGACCATCGACGACGAGGATCGCCGGGACGCGGCGGTGATCGTCCCCGTCATTCGGCGGGAAGACGGCCTGCACCTGCTGTTCATCAAGCGTTCGGACCACCTGGGCGAGCACCCAGGACAGATGGGATTCCCGGGTGGCGGACGGGAACCGCGCGACGACGACCTTCGGCAGACCGCCGTCCGGGAAGCGTGGGAGGAAGTCGGCCTCCGGCCGGCCGAGACCGAGTTCGTGGGACAACTCGACGACATTACCACGACCTCGGGATACGCCGTGTCGCCATTCGTCGCCACGGTGGCCGACCGTCGGTACTACCCCGACGAACGGGAGGTCTCCGAGGTCGTCGTGCTCTCCGTCGATGCGCTGACAGATCAGGAGAACTACTCGGCCGAGCGCCGGGAGCACCCCCGCTATGGGGAGGTTCTGGTCCACTTCTTCAGCGTCGACGGATACACGGTCTGGGGGGCCACGGGGCGGATGCTCGTTCAGTTCCTCGAACTGGTGAGGGGCTGGACGCCCCCCTCGGGGGTCGGCCACGTCGTCGATCCGGAGGCCGACTTCAGAGCCGACGGGGCCGGCTGTCGGCGGTACACTTAA
- a CDS encoding glycosyltransferase family protein: MDYTQERIATLHDYGAADPDIPAHRAALVVPMTDRDAGSLSADRLFSSVSDLQVGSVVVPIRAPPGRIRSIVDWLMDFDAPLQPLWCNGPAVTSLVADHGLDGDGGKGRDVWLALGLLGDVDVVAFHDADVRTHEARDVRKLLAPLGGDASFTKAYYARVEDGRLYGRLFRLLYEPLVATLEREHAARILAYLGAFRYALSGEFAMTTDLATGMRIPPQWGLEVGMLGEAFRTVGFDGTAQVDLGRYEHDHRAVSGPSGLSTMASGVAQTVLRVVEDAGIDPAYDRLADRYERTARRYVRQYGADARFNGLSYDESAEREQVRVYRDAIGAPGPDHRLPAWSETDLESEALRAATRTDLDRAQ, encoded by the coding sequence ATGGATTACACGCAGGAGCGCATCGCCACGCTGCACGATTACGGGGCTGCGGACCCGGACATTCCCGCGCACCGAGCGGCACTCGTCGTGCCCATGACGGACCGGGACGCTGGTAGCCTGTCCGCGGACCGGCTGTTCTCCTCGGTGTCGGACCTCCAGGTCGGGTCGGTCGTCGTTCCGATCCGTGCGCCGCCTGGCCGGATCCGGTCCATCGTCGACTGGCTGATGGACTTCGACGCGCCGCTCCAGCCCCTCTGGTGCAACGGACCAGCGGTGACGTCGCTGGTGGCCGACCACGGCCTCGACGGAGACGGGGGAAAGGGGCGCGACGTCTGGTTGGCGCTGGGCCTTCTCGGAGACGTCGACGTCGTTGCCTTTCACGACGCCGACGTGCGAACCCACGAGGCCCGCGACGTGCGGAAACTACTCGCCCCGCTCGGTGGCGACGCGTCGTTCACGAAGGCGTACTACGCCCGCGTCGAGGACGGCCGACTCTACGGTCGGCTGTTTCGATTACTCTACGAACCGCTCGTCGCGACACTCGAGCGGGAGCACGCGGCACGAATTCTCGCGTACCTCGGGGCGTTCAGGTACGCGCTGTCCGGCGAGTTTGCGATGACCACCGACCTGGCGACCGGGATGCGGATCCCGCCCCAGTGGGGCCTGGAGGTGGGGATGTTGGGCGAAGCGTTCCGGACCGTCGGATTCGATGGGACCGCCCAGGTCGATCTGGGGCGGTACGAACACGATCACCGGGCGGTCTCCGGGCCGTCGGGGCTGTCGACGATGGCGAGCGGGGTTGCCCAGACGGTGCTCCGGGTCGTCGAGGACGCCGGTATCGACCCGGCGTACGATCGGCTCGCGGACCGGTACGAGCGGACGGCGCGTCGGTACGTCCGACAGTACGGGGCGGACGCCCGATTTAACGGGCTATCCTACGACGAGTCGGCCGAACGCGAGCAGGTTCGGGTCTACCGGGACGCCATCGGGGCACCCGGTCCCGACCACCGACTGCCAGCCTGGTCCGAGACGGATCTGGAGTCCGAAGCACTGCGGGCAGCGACTCGCACGGATCTGGATCGGGCACAGTGA